In Phycisphaerae bacterium RAS1, the genomic window AGCCGCACGACGACCGGAATCTTGAAGCCGATTTCCTTCGCCGCCTTGATGAGCGCGTCCGCAATCACGTCGCACTTGGCGATCCCGCCGAAGATGTTCACCAGGATCGCCTTCACCTTCGGGTCCGAGAGGATGATGCGAAACGCCTCGACCGCGCCCTCCGGCGAGACTGAGCCGCCGACGTCCAGAAAATTTGCCGGCATCCCGCCGTGGAGCTTGATGATGTCCATGGTGGACATGGCGAGGCCGGCGCCGTTCACCAGGCAGCCGATGTTGCCGTCCAGCGCGATGTAGGTCAGGTTGTGCTCGCTGGCGCGCAGCTCCGACGCGTTCTCTTCCGACGGATCGAACATCGCCTCGATGTCGGGATGGCGGAAGAGCGCGTTGTCGTCGAAGTTGAACTTGGCGTCGATCGCCAGCATCTTCCCGTCCGGCGTCTGCACCAGCGGGTTGATCTCGGCCAGCGAGCAGTCCTTTTCAACGAAGAGCTTCGCCAGCTTCAGCATGATGTCCGCGGCCGCCTTGGCCTGCTCGCCGGACAGGCCGATCTGGGCCGCCAGCGATTGGGCCTGAAACGGGCGGAAACCCAGGTGCGGATGGAACCAGGCTTTCTTGATCGCGTCCGGGTTCTTGGCGGCGACTTCCTCAATCTCGACGCCGCCTTCGGCGCTGGCCATCATCACCGGCACGCGGCGGGCGCGGTCGAGCACCACGCCGAGGTAATACTCCTTGGCGATGTCCACCGCGGCGGCGAGCAGAATCTTGCTGACCTTGACGCCCTGCGGGCCGGTCTGCTTGCTGACCATCGGGTTCGCCAACATGCGGGCCGCATTCTCCGTCGCTTCCTGTGCGGAGTTGACGAGCTTGACGTACCCGGCCTTGCCGCGCCCGCCGGCGTGAACCTGGGCTTTGACCACAACGGTCTTGGCGCCGACGCGATTGAACGCGGCCGCGACCTGGTCGGCCTTGTCGATGACTTCGCTGGGCGGGACGACGACGCCGGCCTGTTGCATGATCGCGCGGGCCTGGTATTCATGGACTTTCATGGAGCGCTCCGAAAGGCTGTGAAAGGGCGAATTCTAGCCTCGAAGCGCGGCCGGGGCGAGCCGCCCGGGGGCCGCAGGTCTTGGCACACTCGGCCGGCATGTCTGTCCGAACCCGCCGCGCCGAGCGGCGGGCCGACGTTCGCGGCGCGCGTGGCGCCGTCTTGCTACGATCGTCAACCCGCCGCTTGGCGCGGCGGGTTCGGAAAGACAGCCCGGTCGGCGGCGCCTGCCAAGAATGCCCAGAGGCCAATCCCCCCAAACCGAGCCACTATCAAAAAGCAAACGGCCGGCGCGGGGCCGGCCGTTCTCGGGTTCGAGCCCCAACCCCGGACGCCGCGGGTCGCGAGCGTCCGGGGCGGAGTCATTTCATCATCCGCCCAGCAGCGTGATGAACGGGTTGATGTCGAGAATGTTCTCGTCACCGTCGCCGTTGCAGTCCGCCAGGTTGATGTTGCAATCGGGGTAGGCCGCGGCGTAGGCGGCCGGGTCGGTGATCGCCAGGATGAACGCGTTGATGTCGAGGATGTTCACCTCGCCGTCGCAGTTCAGGTCGCCGAGCAGATTGCTCGACGGCAGAACCGCGAGAATGCGAATGTCATCCAGGTTCCAGCCGCAGAACACGACCGAGCCGTCCGTGGTTCCCATGCCCCAGCGAACGAAGACGGTCGCCTGGTTGTCGGCGACAGCCGACAGGTCGTAGCTGAACTGCGTCCAGCT contains:
- the sucC gene encoding Succinyl-CoA ligase [ADP-forming] subunit beta, producing MKVHEYQARAIMQQAGVVVPPSEVIDKADQVAAAFNRVGAKTVVVKAQVHAGGRGKAGYVKLVNSAQEATENAARMLANPMVSKQTGPQGVKVSKILLAAAVDIAKEYYLGVVLDRARRVPVMMASAEGGVEIEEVAAKNPDAIKKAWFHPHLGFRPFQAQSLAAQIGLSGEQAKAAADIMLKLAKLFVEKDCSLAEINPLVQTPDGKMLAIDAKFNFDDNALFRHPDIEAMFDPSEENASELRASEHNLTYIALDGNIGCLVNGAGLAMSTMDIIKLHGGMPANFLDVGGSVSPEGAVEAFRIILSDPKVKAILVNIFGGIAKCDVIADALIKAAKEIGFKIPVVVRLEGTNVEIARKMLKEAAIPQLKPAADLTDAARQVCASV